From one Candidatus Zixiibacteriota bacterium genomic stretch:
- the otsB gene encoding trehalose-phosphatase yields MRVLSADYDRDAYFATLADSVRSVLMLDYDGTLAPFKLERTAARPYSGVRERLARLVASKSTRLVIVSGRWTKDLVPLLGLERLPEIWGSHGAERISADGRYSITPLPEEVVAGLVAAEEWLRAEGLERYCERKPNSVAFHWRGLSQIRREDVRMRVLTRFTRIARTRALELLEFDGGLEIKYAEISKARAVRSILEEVPSATPIAYLGDDMTDEHAFRALAGHGLRVLVRPTYRDTAADLWIRPPSELLQFLDDWLSATDR; encoded by the coding sequence ATGCGGGTACTCTCGGCTGACTACGACAGGGACGCATACTTCGCAACGCTTGCCGACAGCGTGCGCAGCGTGCTGATGCTCGATTACGACGGTACGCTGGCTCCTTTCAAGCTCGAGCGCACCGCTGCGAGGCCTTATTCCGGCGTTCGGGAACGGCTCGCACGCCTTGTGGCGTCGAAGTCAACGCGGCTCGTGATCGTATCCGGGCGGTGGACGAAGGACCTGGTGCCCCTGCTGGGGCTCGAGCGGCTTCCGGAAATCTGGGGAAGCCACGGAGCCGAGCGCATCAGCGCCGACGGCCGTTATTCCATCACACCGCTTCCCGAAGAAGTTGTCGCGGGTCTTGTGGCCGCCGAGGAATGGCTGCGTGCCGAGGGGCTCGAACGATACTGCGAGCGCAAACCCAACAGTGTTGCGTTTCACTGGCGGGGGTTGTCGCAGATCCGTCGCGAAGACGTCAGGATGCGCGTGTTGACGCGCTTTACGCGTATTGCACGGACACGCGCGCTTGAATTGCTCGAGTTCGACGGCGGGCTGGAGATAAAATACGCCGAGATCTCGAAAGCGCGGGCGGTGCGGAGCATTCTCGAAGAAGTCCCTTCGGCGACGCCGATCGCCTATCTCGGAGATGACATGACTGATGAGCACGCGTTTCGTGCGCTTGCGGGCCATGGACTTCGTGTGCTGGTGCGGCCCACGTATCGCGACACGGCCGCTGATTTGTGGATTCGACCGCCCTCCGAGTTGCTGCAGTTTCTCGACGATTGGCTCTCAGCCACTGACAGGTAG
- a CDS encoding sodium:solute symporter family protein yields the protein MVYFWVTLAYLVLLIVVGAWRSTIVRTQDDFMVAGRRLSARVLVGTLLATWIGSGSIIAGAGLAYEKGLAALWFDLGVWIAIVVLYLIAGRVRRFAQYTVPDILETRYNRFARLIATVVTIIAYTAIVSYQFRAGGMVLNLVAGIPVDTGILITAAFVIGYTVLAGMISVAYTDVVNGIVMLLGLTVALPFMLDTVGGWDSLRAALPASHFAPLGNMTILEALGYTLPTMLLLLGESGMYQRFFSAQDERAARRSVVGWILGTIFLETLIVVLGVVGHGLYGDIDPEMVILHSVKNALPVAIGCLALAAIVAAIISTADSFLLVPATNFVRDIYQRFVNPGISQTNIVRLARVAVVMLGVVAFLQLRFFETVLEMALYAYTMYGVAITPALLASFFWKRATAAGGVSSMLGGMTVTLIWESAGQPFGLPTVYPALLVSLSLLIFISLLGAPPPRAHWQPFFD from the coding sequence ATGGTCTATTTCTGGGTGACCCTCGCGTATCTGGTTTTGCTCATCGTGGTTGGTGCGTGGCGGTCGACGATTGTCCGCACACAGGATGATTTCATGGTGGCCGGACGTCGCCTGAGCGCGCGCGTACTGGTGGGGACGCTTCTTGCCACGTGGATCGGTTCCGGCTCGATTATCGCGGGCGCGGGGCTCGCGTATGAAAAGGGACTGGCCGCGCTCTGGTTCGATCTCGGGGTGTGGATCGCCATCGTGGTGCTGTACCTGATCGCCGGTCGCGTGCGTCGATTCGCACAGTACACGGTTCCGGATATCCTCGAAACACGCTACAACCGCTTCGCGCGACTGATAGCGACGGTGGTCACCATTATCGCCTACACGGCAATCGTCTCGTACCAGTTTCGGGCGGGGGGGATGGTGTTGAATCTGGTCGCCGGCATCCCGGTTGACACGGGCATATTGATCACGGCCGCGTTTGTAATCGGATATACGGTCCTCGCAGGGATGATTTCGGTAGCGTACACCGATGTCGTGAACGGTATTGTCATGCTGCTCGGGCTGACCGTAGCGTTGCCCTTCATGCTGGATACGGTCGGCGGATGGGACAGCCTGCGTGCAGCGCTGCCGGCATCGCACTTCGCGCCGCTCGGAAACATGACGATATTGGAGGCGTTGGGTTACACGCTGCCCACCATGCTGCTGCTGCTCGGCGAATCGGGCATGTACCAACGATTTTTTTCGGCGCAGGATGAACGAGCGGCACGCCGCTCCGTGGTTGGCTGGATTCTTGGAACCATATTCCTCGAGACTCTGATTGTCGTGCTGGGTGTCGTGGGTCACGGACTGTATGGGGACATCGATCCCGAGATGGTAATCCTTCACTCCGTCAAAAATGCGCTGCCGGTGGCGATCGGGTGCCTTGCTTTGGCCGCGATCGTGGCGGCTATCATATCGACAGCCGACTCGTTTCTGCTCGTGCCGGCCACCAATTTCGTACGGGATATCTACCAGAGATTTGTCAACCCTGGTATCTCGCAGACGAATATCGTTCGGCTCGCGCGCGTCGCGGTTGTAATGCTGGGAGTCGTCGCTTTCCTGCAACTCCGATTTTTCGAGACGGTACTCGAGATGGCCCTGTATGCGTACACCATGTACGGTGTGGCGATAACGCCGGCGCTGCTCGCGTCATTCTTCTGGAAACGCGCCACTGCGGCGGGTGGCGTGAGTTCCATGCTCGGCGGCATGACGGTCACGCTCATCTGGGAGTCGGCCGGTCAGCCTTTTGGCCTACCGACCGTATACCCTGCGTTATTAGTATCTCTCTCGCTGCTGATTTTTATCAGCCTGCTTGGAGCCCCTCCGCCACGCGCGCACTGGCAACCGTTTTTCGACTGA
- a CDS encoding glycosyltransferase has product MNRTLHDYEAVVGPDAISQLRQAARDLRGATVVHVNSTREGGGVAEILSWLIPLMVDLGLDARWEVIEGHGEFFQVTKAFHNGLQGNEVLLTRRQTDVYEETVAANADRLRAHLRDADFVFIHDPQPARLLALCPERTGKWIWRCHIDVSHPNRKVWNYIRSLVRGYDASIFSMPQFAQRLEHPKFIIAPSIDPLSDKNVDLSAREIKAALDRHQIDPERPILTQVSRFDRFKDPIGVIRAFTLLNGTIDAQLVLAGGGATDDPEGAAVLEEVRAAADGNRLIHILELPPDAHRTINALQRASSIVIQKSLQEGFGLTVTEAMWKSKPVIGGNVGGIRLQVHNHHTGFLVDTPEGTALRIRELMSRPDRMELIGRTAHKFVRENFLLNRHLREYLTLMLGLRRGLANHLMTG; this is encoded by the coding sequence ATGAATAGGACGCTGCACGACTATGAGGCGGTGGTCGGTCCGGACGCCATTTCGCAGCTGCGGCAGGCAGCGCGCGACCTGCGCGGGGCGACCGTCGTGCACGTCAACTCGACACGGGAAGGTGGCGGCGTCGCCGAGATCCTCTCCTGGCTGATTCCGCTCATGGTCGACCTGGGGCTCGATGCCCGGTGGGAGGTGATCGAAGGACACGGGGAGTTCTTCCAGGTTACGAAGGCGTTTCATAACGGCTTGCAGGGAAACGAAGTCCTGCTGACACGACGTCAGACGGACGTGTATGAAGAGACGGTCGCCGCGAATGCCGACCGCCTCCGCGCACACCTTCGCGACGCCGATTTCGTTTTCATTCACGATCCACAGCCAGCGCGGCTGCTGGCCCTGTGTCCCGAACGCACCGGGAAATGGATCTGGCGGTGCCATATCGATGTGAGTCATCCCAATCGCAAGGTGTGGAATTACATTCGCTCGCTGGTACGCGGCTACGACGCGTCGATTTTTTCGATGCCGCAATTCGCACAACGGCTGGAGCACCCGAAGTTCATAATCGCGCCGAGCATTGACCCCCTGTCGGATAAAAACGTCGACCTTTCGGCGCGCGAGATCAAAGCGGCGCTCGATCGACACCAGATCGACCCGGAACGACCGATTCTGACGCAGGTATCGCGATTCGACCGGTTCAAAGACCCGATCGGCGTCATTCGCGCCTTTACGCTCTTGAACGGCACAATCGACGCTCAACTGGTGCTGGCCGGCGGTGGAGCCACCGATGACCCGGAGGGCGCCGCCGTGCTGGAGGAGGTTCGTGCGGCTGCGGATGGCAACCGTCTGATTCACATTCTCGAGTTACCCCCCGACGCCCACAGGACCATCAATGCGTTGCAGCGCGCATCGTCAATCGTCATTCAGAAATCCCTCCAGGAAGGGTTCGGGCTCACGGTTACGGAGGCGATGTGGAAGAGCAAGCCGGTGATCGGCGGGAACGTCGGCGGCATTCGCCTGCAGGTTCACAACCACCATACCGGGTTTTTGGTGGATACGCCGGAGGGCACCGCGCTGCGAATCCGCGAACTGATGAGCCGACCCGACCGAATGGAGTTGATCGGCCGCACGGCGCACAAGTTCGTTCGCGAGAACTTCCTGCTCAACCGGCATCTGCGCGAATATCTCACGTTGATGCTGGGACTGCGTCGAGGACTTGCCAATCACCTCATGACCGGTTAA
- a CDS encoding DUF5752 family protein, protein MHISSEPMNMPFALKDCTLITRMAGIPTAMNLRELQERIRVSPEECLFHHFCETVIRPTFDDPEFHNDVAVWARRQLRDRVLAERLGIINPYKLNSLQEIREVVLDVIEERLSEVHHIPWAPPGQDFQFMQAVTVVFDTGIQLQTPEDLCAQLPHMSHSSIYYHFVEARRRGVEKLDDFTLWLNGFSDGVSPIVDALSNVEFYFVALWELQKRLIRAVEAALPECAHE, encoded by the coding sequence ATGCATATATCGTCCGAACCCATGAATATGCCCTTTGCGCTCAAAGACTGTACGCTGATCACGAGGATGGCGGGCATACCGACGGCGATGAACCTGCGGGAGTTGCAGGAACGGATCCGGGTTTCTCCGGAAGAGTGCCTGTTTCATCACTTCTGCGAGACTGTCATACGCCCGACATTTGATGATCCCGAATTCCATAACGACGTCGCGGTCTGGGCGCGACGACAGCTTCGCGACCGCGTACTGGCCGAGCGTCTTGGTATTATCAACCCCTACAAGCTCAACAGCCTCCAGGAGATTCGCGAGGTCGTTCTCGACGTGATAGAAGAACGCCTATCCGAGGTACACCACATTCCGTGGGCGCCGCCGGGACAGGATTTCCAGTTCATGCAGGCGGTGACGGTGGTGTTTGACACGGGCATCCAACTTCAGACGCCGGAAGATCTGTGCGCCCAGCTCCCGCACATGTCACACAGCTCCATTTACTACCATTTCGTGGAGGCCCGCCGTCGTGGCGTCGAGAAGCTCGACGATTTCACACTCTGGCTCAACGGATTTTCGGATGGCGTGTCGCCGATCGTCGATGCCCTCTCAAATGTCGAGTTCTATTTCGTGGCGCTATGGGAACTCCAGAAGCGCTTGATTCGCGCCGTGGAAGCCGCGCTCCCGGAGTGCGCCCATGAATAG